From one Holophagales bacterium genomic stretch:
- a CDS encoding citrate synthase, with amino-acid sequence MSENSLTIRDNRTGKEYVVPVENDTIRAMDLRKIKVNPDDFGLMTYDPAFLNTASCKSKITFIDGDKGILEYRGYPIEQLAEKSSFLEVAWLLWNGELPTKPELAEFTRHVTHHTYLHENIKKFMEGFRHDAHPMGMLQSTVGALSTFYPTAKHVNDPRQRAHHTIRLIAKMPTIAAFAYRHTIGFPYVYPDNELSYVGNFLSMLRKMSEPKYKVNPVLERALDVLFILHADHEQNCSTNAMRAISSAQTDPYSSLSGAISALYGPLHGGANEAVLTMLREIGTINNVPAFVKEVKEGQGEKKLMGFGHRVYKNYDPRAKVIKGLADQVFEVTGKNPLLTIAVELERIALQDDYFVKRKLYPNVDFYSGLIYEAMGFPPDYFTVLFAIGRTAGWLAQWHEMVNDTDQKIARPRQVFLGPARRDYVPLESR; translated from the coding sequence ATGAGCGAGAACAGCCTGACGATTCGGGACAACCGGACCGGCAAAGAGTACGTCGTTCCGGTCGAGAACGACACCATCCGGGCGATGGACCTCCGGAAGATCAAGGTCAACCCGGACGACTTCGGCCTGATGACGTACGACCCGGCGTTCCTCAACACCGCGTCGTGCAAGTCGAAGATCACCTTCATCGACGGCGACAAGGGAATCCTCGAGTACCGCGGCTACCCGATCGAGCAGCTCGCCGAGAAGTCGAGCTTCCTCGAGGTCGCCTGGCTCCTCTGGAACGGCGAGCTGCCGACGAAGCCCGAGCTCGCCGAGTTCACCCGCCACGTCACGCACCACACCTACCTGCACGAGAACATCAAGAAGTTCATGGAGGGGTTCCGGCACGACGCGCACCCGATGGGGATGCTGCAGTCGACGGTCGGCGCGCTCTCGACGTTCTACCCGACCGCCAAGCACGTGAACGACCCTCGGCAGCGCGCCCACCACACGATCCGTCTCATCGCGAAGATGCCGACGATCGCCGCGTTCGCCTACCGCCACACGATCGGCTTCCCGTACGTCTACCCCGACAACGAGCTCTCGTACGTCGGCAACTTCCTCTCGATGCTCCGGAAGATGTCGGAGCCGAAGTACAAGGTGAACCCGGTCCTCGAGCGGGCCCTCGACGTCCTGTTCATCCTCCACGCGGACCACGAGCAGAACTGCTCCACGAACGCGATGCGGGCGATCAGCTCCGCCCAGACCGACCCCTACTCGAGCCTCTCCGGCGCCATCTCCGCGCTCTACGGGCCGCTCCACGGCGGCGCGAACGAGGCGGTCCTCACGATGCTCCGCGAGATCGGGACCATCAACAACGTCCCCGCCTTCGTCAAGGAGGTCAAGGAGGGACAGGGCGAGAAGAAGCTGATGGGCTTCGGGCACCGGGTCTACAAGAACTACGACCCGCGCGCGAAGGTCATCAAGGGGCTTGCCGACCAGGTCTTCGAGGTGACCGGGAAGAACCCGCTCCTGACGATCGCCGTCGAGCTCGAGCGGATCGCCCTGCAGGACGACTACTTCGTGAAGCGGAAGCTCTACCCGAACGTCGACTTCTACTCGGGCCTCATCTACGAGGCGATGGGATTCCCGCCCGACTACTTCACCGTCCTCTTCGCGATCGGGAGGACCGCGGGCTGGCTCGCGCAGTGGCACGAGATGGTCAACGACACCGACCAGAAGATCGCCCGCCCCCGGCAGGTCTTCCTCGGGCCCGCGCGGCGCGACTACGTCCCGCTCGAGAGCCGCTGA
- a CDS encoding rhodanese-like domain-containing protein encodes MNLRRFLAEAGTLVGLSVACALVSNALAGKERRLAIPGDYPNATTVTARPEARPLATFEEPPAPPVPAAVAPTPAEGVPASGTAQAPAARPTPIAAVPATVRDVPPDPGSQSPSAELLGRFPVHGQPFVEITGEAAAWLHARGALFLDARRTKDFAEGHVAGARSFPVWESEVVRERVAELVAQGRDPSLPVVLYCSGGDCEDSHMLAQTLFGAGFENLLVYRDGFPDWVKRGGAARTGGPA; translated from the coding sequence ATGAACCTTCGACGTTTTCTCGCCGAGGCCGGAACCCTCGTCGGTCTCTCGGTCGCCTGTGCGCTCGTGTCCAACGCTCTCGCCGGCAAGGAGCGCCGGCTGGCGATCCCGGGCGACTACCCGAACGCGACGACGGTCACAGCCCGGCCCGAAGCGCGGCCGCTGGCCACGTTCGAAGAGCCTCCCGCCCCGCCGGTGCCGGCCGCAGTGGCACCCACGCCCGCAGAAGGGGTCCCGGCGAGCGGCACCGCGCAGGCTCCCGCCGCCCGTCCGACCCCGATCGCCGCCGTGCCGGCAACCGTCCGGGACGTACCGCCGGACCCGGGGTCGCAGAGTCCCTCCGCCGAGCTTCTCGGCCGGTTTCCCGTGCACGGCCAGCCTTTCGTCGAGATCACGGGAGAAGCGGCGGCCTGGCTCCACGCCCGCGGCGCCCTCTTCCTCGATGCACGCCGTACGAAGGACTTCGCAGAGGGACACGTTGCCGGGGCTCGTTCCTTTCCGGTCTGGGAGTCGGAGGTCGTGAGGGAACGGGTCGCGGAGCTCGTCGCCCAGGGCCGCGATCCCTCTCTTCCCGTCGTCCTCTACTGCTCCGGAGGCGACTGCGAGGACTCGCACATGCTCGCCCAGACGCTCTTCGGTGCGGGCTTCGAGAACCTCCTCGTCTACAGGGATGGCTTCCCCGACTGGGTGAAGAGGGGCGGGGCGGCTCGTACCGGGGGCCCGGCGTGA
- a CDS encoding transcriptional repressor: MAVLAYLASTDRHPTAEDVETAVNAGGPVLSRASVYNVLHSLARAGLVAGMSVKDGATRYDAYVVPHHHLLCRACGRVEDVAWQDFGVAERGVLPDGRAVRTLALTLDGVCTDCG; this comes from the coding sequence GTGGCGGTCCTCGCCTACCTCGCCTCGACGGACCGGCACCCGACGGCTGAAGACGTCGAGACCGCCGTCAACGCCGGCGGCCCGGTCCTCTCCCGCGCGTCGGTCTACAACGTCCTCCACTCCCTCGCGCGCGCGGGGCTCGTGGCCGGGATGAGCGTGAAAGACGGCGCGACCCGCTACGACGCCTACGTCGTCCCGCACCACCACCTCCTCTGCCGCGCCTGCGGCCGGGTGGAGGACGTGGCGTGGCAGGACTTCGGCGTCGCGGAACGGGGAGTTCTCCCCGACGGCCGAGCCGTCCGGACCCTCGCTCTGACGCTCGACGGCGTCTGCACCGACTGCGGCTGA
- a CDS encoding DoxX family membrane protein produces MTVREALTHPWLTVRTQIALGIFFVVAALPKIADPPSFAHMVYNYRLLPGPLVNLAALTMPWAELLMGIALICGIWRRTAACLVGALLAVFILAISINLLRGNAIDCGCFDVAAAGLSVEERLHEMWMVIVRDVGMLLLVAQGLLGADRAEGDPAA; encoded by the coding sequence GTGACGGTCCGGGAAGCCCTGACCCATCCCTGGCTCACGGTGCGGACCCAGATCGCGCTGGGAATCTTCTTCGTCGTCGCGGCGCTCCCGAAGATCGCCGACCCGCCCTCCTTCGCCCACATGGTCTACAACTACCGTCTGCTTCCGGGCCCCCTCGTGAACCTGGCGGCTCTGACGATGCCGTGGGCCGAGCTGCTGATGGGGATCGCCCTGATCTGCGGAATATGGCGAAGGACGGCGGCGTGCCTCGTCGGCGCGCTGCTCGCCGTTTTCATCCTCGCCATCTCGATCAACCTCCTCCGGGGTAACGCCATCGACTGCGGCTGCTTCGACGTCGCGGCGGCCGGGCTGAGCGTGGAGGAGCGGCTTCACGAGATGTGGATGGTGATCGTGCGGGACGTCGGAATGCTCCTTCTCGTCGCGCAGGGACTCCTCGGGGCGGACCGGGCGGAGGGGGACCCTGCAGCCTGA